The Bacillus carboniphilus genome contains a region encoding:
- a CDS encoding ferritin-like domain-containing protein, with protein sequence MYQYGRPDFYYYQRLNQSVQQAANLIQEAVQGERKDEQFYNYLISVAPTAEEKDIITSIRNDEMKHNQLFRDIYRNLTGQEVQTNESPSYQEPKSYLAGIKEAFFGELSAVEDYRKIRAFFQNFYYRDILYEIITDEQKHADKYNFILNKNIAKKVGINI encoded by the coding sequence ATGTATCAATATGGAAGACCCGACTTCTATTATTATCAACGTTTGAATCAATCGGTTCAACAAGCAGCAAACTTAATTCAAGAAGCCGTTCAAGGAGAACGTAAAGATGAGCAATTTTATAACTATCTCATATCTGTTGCTCCAACTGCTGAAGAAAAAGACATCATTACGTCCATTCGAAATGATGAAATGAAGCATAATCAATTATTTAGAGACATTTATAGAAACTTAACAGGTCAAGAAGTTCAAACAAATGAATCCCCTTCCTATCAAGAACCGAAAAGCTATTTAGCAGGTATTAAAGAAGCCTTTTTTGGTGAACTATCTGCCGTAGAAGATTACCGAAAAATCAGAGCATTTTTTCAGAATTTTTACTATCGAGATATTTTGTACGAAATCATTACGGATGAGCAGAAGCACGCTGATAAATATAACTTTATTCTAAATAAAAATATCGCTAAAAAAGTAGGTATTAACATTTAA
- a CDS encoding DUF2639 domain-containing protein yields the protein MYYGSKGWYVKELKKLGVNKHGDLYIESYKQYKLAQLLKEYQTKKSGRVR from the coding sequence ATGTATTATGGGAGCAAAGGCTGGTATGTGAAAGAACTAAAAAAGTTAGGAGTTAATAAACATGGAGATTTATATATTGAAAGTTACAAACAGTATAAGCTTGCTCAATTATTAAAGGAGTACCAAACAAAGAAAAGCGGAAGAGTACGCTAA
- the hutP gene encoding hut operon transcriptional regulator HutP has protein sequence MIQHSNKKIGQLALRLTFSEEQREVTNHLGQLGWSYCQGKVGSMELQKIVAAIETASKRNAVVNGDLYREMHALYHAIIESMQGVTRGQVELKDLLRTVGLRFAVVRGTPYDDKAEGEWIAVALYGTIGAPVRGLEHETMGLGINHI, from the coding sequence ATGATTCAACATTCAAATAAAAAAATTGGCCAATTAGCTTTAAGACTTACTTTCTCAGAAGAACAAAGGGAAGTTACCAATCATCTAGGTCAGCTTGGGTGGTCGTATTGTCAAGGAAAAGTGGGTTCAATGGAATTGCAAAAAATCGTTGCAGCTATTGAGACGGCCTCAAAAAGAAATGCTGTCGTGAATGGTGATTTATACAGAGAAATGCATGCTTTATATCACGCCATTATTGAGAGTATGCAAGGTGTAACAAGAGGGCAAGTAGAGTTAAAAGACCTTCTCCGAACGGTTGGTTTACGCTTTGCTGTTGTAAGAGGGACCCCTTATGATGACAAGGCAGAAGGAGAATGGATAGCGGTAGCATTATATGGAACGATAGGAGCTCCTGTTAGAGGGTTGGAGCATGAGACGATGGGGCTCGGAATTAATCATATATAA
- the hutG gene encoding formimidoylglutamase: MSNLPFLKGAGKATFQDRHVTKIADCLEEWSGQQSPPIGLVGIPLSKPSISHSGASFSPHVIRNMLQKYSTYSMEEDLDLKELPITDFGDIDMHVTDLVECQQRIEKTVEQLTNDHKDTHWIFIGGDHSISCPTITGLQRNKGKVGVIQFDAHHDLRNVEDGGPTNGTPFRRLLESSAIKGDHLIQIGIRDFSNAKAYSQYGESHHVTMFSMKDVKEHPPKHMIKKCIDQLKDEVDSIYVSVDMDVLDQAFAPGCPAIGPGGMTSDYLLESMFLLGQEKKVEAIDIVEIDPTVDFRDMTSRVAAHVILQFLKGRLVLQK, from the coding sequence ATGAGCAACCTACCATTTCTTAAAGGAGCGGGAAAAGCAACTTTTCAAGATCGTCATGTGACGAAGATAGCAGATTGCTTGGAGGAATGGAGCGGTCAACAAAGCCCACCCATTGGCCTAGTAGGGATTCCGTTATCAAAACCGTCTATTAGTCATTCAGGAGCATCTTTCTCTCCCCATGTTATTAGAAACATGTTGCAAAAATATAGCACGTATTCGATGGAAGAAGACCTAGATTTAAAGGAGCTTCCTATTACTGACTTTGGGGATATCGATATGCATGTTACTGATTTAGTTGAGTGTCAGCAAAGAATTGAGAAAACCGTTGAACAGTTAACGAACGATCATAAAGATACACATTGGATCTTTATAGGAGGGGATCATTCCATTAGCTGTCCTACCATTACAGGGTTGCAAAGAAATAAAGGGAAGGTGGGTGTTATTCAATTTGATGCTCACCATGATCTTCGCAATGTAGAAGATGGAGGACCAACGAATGGGACCCCTTTTAGAAGGTTACTAGAATCTAGTGCAATAAAGGGTGACCATCTCATTCAAATAGGCATTCGCGATTTTTCTAATGCGAAAGCTTATTCACAATATGGGGAGTCACACCACGTGACCATGTTTTCTATGAAGGATGTTAAGGAACACCCTCCTAAACATATGATTAAAAAATGTATAGATCAACTGAAAGATGAAGTGGATTCGATTTATGTATCAGTCGATATGGATGTGTTAGATCAAGCGTTTGCTCCAGGATGTCCAGCTATTGGACCAGGGGGAATGACTTCTGATTACTTGTTAGAGTCCATGTTTTTATTAGGTCAGGAGAAAAAGGTTGAAGCCATTGATATCGTGGAAATCGATCCGACTGTCGATTTTCGAGACATGACTAGTCGGGTTGCGGCGCATGTTATCTTGCAATTTTTAAAAGGAAGGCTTGTTTTACAGAAATGA
- a CDS encoding polyphosphate kinase 2 family protein has protein sequence MQLLGLQRTLVDNHRGCIFVFEGWDAAGKGGVIKRMTAGLDPRGFEVHATKAPTNEEQQYPYLHRFWSRIPKYGKIGIFDRSWYGRVLVERVEGFASNEQWLKAYNEINYFEKFLHQQGYIIIKFWLHISKEEQLRRFQERQDNPLKRWKITEEDWRNREKWDEYETAVEEMLERTSTDYSPWVVISGECKKSARLECMKIAVEAITNLKDD, from the coding sequence ATGCAATTATTAGGGTTACAAAGAACATTAGTAGATAACCATAGAGGATGTATTTTTGTTTTTGAAGGATGGGATGCAGCAGGAAAGGGTGGGGTCATTAAACGAATGACAGCTGGACTTGATCCGAGAGGATTTGAAGTTCATGCAACAAAAGCACCAACAAATGAAGAGCAACAATACCCTTATTTACATCGTTTTTGGAGCCGAATTCCAAAGTACGGTAAGATCGGTATTTTTGATCGATCCTGGTATGGTAGAGTTTTAGTGGAGCGGGTAGAAGGATTTGCTTCTAATGAACAGTGGTTGAAAGCTTATAACGAAATCAATTATTTCGAAAAATTCCTCCACCAACAAGGATATATCATCATCAAATTTTGGTTGCACATTAGCAAAGAAGAACAACTTAGGCGGTTTCAAGAAAGACAAGATAATCCTTTAAAACGCTGGAAAATAACAGAGGAAGACTGGCGTAATCGGGAGAAGTGGGATGAATATGAAACGGCTGTAGAAGAGATGCTCGAGCGAACCTCAACCGATTATTCACCCTGGGTCGTCATCTCTGGAGAGTGTAAAAAAAGCGCTCGTCTGGAATGCATGAAAATTGCTGTTGAGGCCATAACGAATCTAAAAGATGATTGA
- a CDS encoding lytic polysaccharide monooxygenase, which translates to MSLIKTSLKAVALLSAIGIGATISADQADAHGYIEEPASRAYTGSLMKEELGYYEALEIYGFVINSPHAVEGPKGFPEDGPQDGQIASAEGGFGQIDYVMDNQTEDRWIKQDMNSGVNTFTWNYTAPHATSKWHYYITKVDWNPNSPLKSEDFELIGTVEHDGSATNTNLSHDIEVPDDRSGYHIILGVWDVADTDNAFYQVIDVNLNNVPSNNDQATDENDADTSDDTNDASNDETNNNDSSDDATNEDSTNDQAVTAPTGLHVMEVTNQTIDLMWTASENAKHYEIYRDGEKVGQTTETRFIDEEELTANTAYEYYVKAVDSYNNASDSSNVITTKTAQSESNDDSSENTDENSENGHDDHNNTNDDASNNNEGNNESASVQEWDATKIYVEGDQVEYNGALYEALWWTQNKQPEKRYGWKLVSDTALEWDKETIYTGGSTVEYNGKTYKAKWWTQGDTPGSHMVWEEVK; encoded by the coding sequence TTGAGTTTGATAAAAACATCCCTTAAAGCTGTGGCACTTTTATCAGCGATTGGAATTGGTGCAACAATCAGTGCGGATCAAGCTGACGCACATGGCTATATTGAAGAACCTGCTAGTCGAGCTTACACTGGTAGTTTAATGAAAGAAGAGTTAGGCTATTATGAAGCTTTAGAAATATACGGATTTGTTATTAATTCACCTCATGCAGTGGAAGGTCCTAAAGGGTTTCCTGAAGACGGTCCACAAGATGGACAAATTGCTTCAGCTGAAGGTGGATTTGGTCAAATTGACTATGTAATGGATAACCAAACGGAAGATCGCTGGATTAAGCAAGATATGAACAGTGGGGTTAATACTTTCACATGGAATTATACGGCTCCACATGCAACGTCAAAATGGCATTATTACATTACAAAAGTCGATTGGAATCCAAATTCTCCATTAAAAAGTGAAGACTTTGAGTTAATTGGAACAGTTGAACATGATGGATCAGCAACAAACACCAACTTATCACATGATATAGAAGTACCAGATGATCGGAGTGGATACCATATCATTTTAGGAGTTTGGGATGTTGCCGATACTGATAATGCATTCTATCAAGTCATTGATGTTAATTTAAACAATGTACCTTCTAATAACGATCAAGCAACAGATGAAAATGATGCCGATACTTCAGATGACACAAATGATGCTTCTAATGATGAAACAAACAATAATGATTCTTCTGACGATGCTACAAATGAAGACTCAACTAATGACCAGGCTGTAACTGCACCAACTGGGTTACACGTAATGGAAGTAACAAATCAAACGATTGATTTAATGTGGACAGCTTCTGAAAATGCCAAGCACTATGAAATATATCGTGATGGTGAAAAAGTTGGTCAAACAACAGAGACAAGATTTATTGATGAAGAAGAATTAACAGCGAACACAGCCTATGAATATTATGTAAAAGCAGTAGATAGTTATAATAACGCGTCAGATAGTAGTAATGTCATCACAACAAAAACGGCTCAATCCGAGTCAAATGATGATAGTAGTGAAAATACTGATGAAAACTCAGAAAACGGTCATGACGATCATAACAACACAAACGATGATGCTTCAAATAACAATGAAGGCAACAATGAAAGTGCATCTGTTCAAGAATGGGATGCAACAAAAATTTACGTTGAAGGTGATCAGGTCGAGTACAATGGCGCTCTTTATGAAGCCTTATGGTGGACTCAAAACAAACAACCTGAAAAGCGTTACGGATGGAAATTAGTTAGTGACACTGCCCTAGAGTGGGACAAGGAGACCATTTATACAGGTGGAAGCACTGTTGAATACAATGGGAAAACCTATAAAGCAAAATGGTGGACTCAAGGAGATACACCAGGAAGCCATATGGTATGGGAAGAAGTAAAATAA
- a CDS encoding YncE family protein gives MSILFTTGPIDNTTLENIEVRIRNTDPSNNASVTVRLLDESLSPETLIDSDSFIVNASRTESELYSLAALSSFLIEVEIDLANRSDVITATAVHPTVTAFNGSSEFVQFIRLMVSSPEVLQDIDYPVTPQLNLFLPDFINCKKPISGDVSLNSVPQAGVDVSFTSNTSGVSFMPNPSTTGINGDFVTTVVVTPSKPTTETSITASATVDGQNVQSVGITEVLCLLLYVTNTDSNDVSVIDTATNMVVDTITGVTNPTGIAANSVTGLVYVANNDMFLSVIDATTNIIINTITAGIDVNIFGVAVNENENLIYLANNGPTTGLGNTVTIVDGTSNVIINTVTVAPGASAIDVDQQRNLIYVVSQFSQIVSVIDGDIGFVITATVPLGGSPSDLTVNELTNLIYLVSNVADNLAAVIDGTSFVVTSTITVGVFPIGIALNENTNLIYVTNTLGDTVSVIDGNLNIVTATIIGLNGPTSITVSEDLNTIYAINLFTNSVAVIDGNTNMVTGTIAVGDSPGNITSI, from the coding sequence ATGTCTATTTTATTTACGACGGGTCCAATTGATAACACGACTTTAGAAAACATCGAGGTTCGTATTCGTAATACAGATCCTTCTAATAATGCAAGTGTAACCGTAAGACTTTTAGACGAAAGCCTTTCACCAGAGACACTTATTGACTCGGATTCATTTATAGTCAATGCAAGCAGAACCGAGAGTGAATTGTATAGTTTAGCTGCTTTATCTTCGTTTTTAATCGAGGTGGAGATTGATTTAGCCAATCGAAGCGATGTGATTACCGCCACTGCCGTTCATCCAACAGTGACCGCATTTAACGGATCAAGTGAGTTTGTTCAATTCATTCGTTTAATGGTATCAAGCCCGGAGGTCTTACAGGATATCGATTATCCGGTGACTCCGCAATTGAATTTATTTTTACCCGACTTCATAAATTGTAAAAAACCAATATCGGGTGACGTATCGTTAAACAGTGTACCACAAGCGGGTGTTGATGTTAGTTTTACGTCCAATACATCGGGTGTTTCGTTCATGCCAAATCCATCCACTACGGGTATAAATGGAGATTTTGTGACGACTGTTGTCGTGACACCTTCAAAGCCTACGACGGAAACTTCAATTACCGCGAGTGCAACCGTGGATGGACAAAACGTGCAGTCGGTTGGGATAACGGAAGTGTTATGCCTCTTATTATATGTTACGAATACTGATTCTAATGATGTTTCTGTGATCGATACAGCTACAAATATGGTGGTTGATACGATTACGGGAGTCACTAACCCTACTGGAATTGCTGCTAACTCTGTCACAGGTTTAGTATACGTAGCTAATAATGATATGTTTCTTTCTGTTATTGATGCTACAACGAATATCATAATTAACACAATAACAGCAGGAATTGATGTAAATATTTTTGGAGTGGCTGTTAATGAAAATGAAAACTTAATTTATTTAGCTAATAATGGTCCTACTACTGGTTTAGGAAACACTGTAACTATTGTTGATGGAACATCTAATGTAATTATTAATACGGTTACCGTAGCTCCTGGTGCAAGTGCTATTGATGTTGATCAACAAAGAAACCTAATCTACGTTGTATCACAATTTTCACAAATAGTCTCCGTTATTGATGGTGACATTGGCTTTGTGATCACAGCGACTGTCCCTTTAGGGGGAAGTCCTTCAGATTTAACAGTCAACGAATTGACAAACCTAATTTATCTAGTATCAAATGTAGCTGATAACCTTGCAGCCGTAATTGATGGTACTTCATTTGTCGTGACTTCCACCATTACAGTGGGGGTATTCCCCATTGGTATTGCTCTAAATGAAAATACTAACCTGATTTACGTGACTAATACCTTAGGCGATACTGTCTCCGTTATTGATGGAAACTTAAATATAGTAACTGCTACCATTATTGGTTTAAATGGTCCAACGAGTATAACCGTTAGCGAAGACTTAAATACTATTTATGCTATTAATCTTTTCACCAACAGTGTTGCTGTAATTGACGGTAATACAAATATGGTGACCGGAACAATAGCAGTTGGAGATAGTCCTGGAAATATAACTTCTATTTAA
- a CDS encoding beta-propeller fold lactonase family protein: MPNPSTTDLNGDFVTSVGVKQRKIATETAITASTTIDAKSVKSVGVTTVVCSSVLYVTNSITNNVSVIDTNTNMVVDTITGFSNPDGIVVNSKTNLVYVYNFVLAQDDALSIIDATTNVIVNTVTDGRGVGQFGIAINESENLLYLASNDDISSYLIILDTISNQIIGTTTVPPDATGVAVDIQRNLIYVTSDTSGIVSVIDGDIGFVVTATVNVGGSPQGISVNELENKIYVATGGPNNLVSVINGNSYVVNATITVGDNPVGIAFNEENNQIYVSNIVSSNISVIDGGLDIVTFTITGGEQPTVITIDEDSNIVYVINQATNNISVIDGNSNELITTITVGILPQGITLFTPLC; encoded by the coding sequence ATGCCAAATCCATCCACTACGGATTTAAACGGGGACTTTGTCACGAGTGTGGGCGTGAAACAGCGAAAAATAGCAACAGAAACGGCCATTACCGCTAGTACAACCATAGATGCGAAAAGTGTAAAATCAGTTGGGGTAACGACAGTGGTTTGTAGTTCTGTATTATATGTAACAAATTCTATAACTAATAATGTATCCGTTATTGATACTAATACAAATATGGTGGTAGATACCATTACAGGATTCTCTAACCCAGATGGGATAGTCGTTAACTCCAAAACCAATTTAGTTTATGTATATAACTTTGTACTAGCCCAAGATGATGCTCTTTCCATTATCGATGCTACAACAAATGTCATTGTTAACACTGTAACAGATGGAAGAGGAGTGGGGCAATTCGGGATTGCTATTAATGAAAGTGAAAACTTACTTTATTTAGCTAGTAACGATGATATATCAAGTTATTTAATTATTCTTGATACGATTTCTAATCAAATCATAGGTACTACAACCGTCCCGCCCGATGCAACGGGGGTTGCGGTTGATATCCAAAGAAACCTAATCTACGTCACATCTGATACTTCAGGGATCGTTTCCGTTATTGATGGAGATATTGGTTTTGTGGTCACGGCAACTGTCAATGTGGGAGGTTCCCCTCAAGGTATCTCTGTTAATGAATTGGAAAATAAAATCTATGTAGCTACAGGTGGCCCCAATAACCTTGTATCTGTAATTAACGGCAATTCATATGTTGTCAATGCTACAATTACTGTTGGTGACAACCCAGTTGGAATTGCTTTCAATGAAGAAAACAATCAAATCTATGTGTCTAATATAGTGAGCAGTAATATTTCCGTTATTGATGGAGGCTTAGATATAGTTACTTTCACTATTACTGGTGGTGAGCAACCTACGGTGATAACTATCGATGAAGACTCAAACATTGTTTATGTGATCAATCAGGCTACAAACAATATTTCTGTAATCGATGGGAATTCGAATGAATTAATTACTACAATTACAGTAGGAATTCTTCCACAAGGAATCACATTGTTTACTCCTTTATGCTAG